A single genomic interval of Camelina sativa cultivar DH55 chromosome 11, Cs, whole genome shotgun sequence harbors:
- the LOC104726921 gene encoding probable inactive purple acid phosphatase 29 — MANNQRKISLLVSFLFSVSLSCLCLSPIPASARRQELRFGANGEFKILQVADMHFANGATTPCLDVLPSQIAHCSDLNTTTFMSRVIAAEKPDLIVFTGDNIFGSDAKDAVKSLNAAFAPAIESKIPWVAVLGNHDQESTLTRQGLMNHIVKLPNTLSQVNPPEAAHYIDGFGNYNLKVHGAADSNLQNKSILNLYFLDSGDYSSVPSLKSKYDWVKTSQQFWFDRTSKRLQKEYNAKPNPQQGKAPGLAYFHIPLPEFWSFDSKNATKGVRQEGTSAACTNSGFFTTLVARGDVKSVFVGHDHTNDFCGELKGLNLCYGGGFGYHAYGKAGWERRARVVVVDLNKKRKDTWGDVKSIRTWKRLDDKHLSVIDSQVLWNSSANGLVAPRL, encoded by the exons ATGGCGAACAATCAAAGAAAGATAAGCCTACTCGtctcctttctcttttctgTTTCCTTGTCATGCCTCTGTTTATCTCCGATTCCGGCATCAGCTCGTCGTCAGGAACTCAGGTTCGGTGCGAACGGCGAGTTCAAGATACTTCAGGTTGCTGATATGCATTTCGCAAACGGTGCCACAACCCCGTGTCTAGACGTTCTTCCTAGCCAGATAGCTCACTGTTCTGACCTCAACACCACAACCTTCATGTCACGAGTCATCGCCGCCGAGAAGCCTGATCTCATCGTCTTCACCG GTGATAATATTTTTGGGTCTGATGCTAAAGACGCTGTCAAGTCtctaaacgctgcgtttgctcCTGCTATTGAGTCTAAGATCCCTTGGGTTGCTGTTTTGGGAAACCATGATCAAGAATCTACCTTGACAAGACAAGGACTCATGAATCACATTGTGAAGCTTCCAAACACTTTATCTCAAGTGAATCCTCCTGAAGCTGCTCATTACATTGATGGTTTTGGTAATTACAATCTCAAAGTCCATGGAGCTGCTGATTCCAATCTACAGAACAAGTCTATTCTTAATCTTTATTTTCTCGATAGTGGAGATTACTCTAGTGTTCCTTCCCTGAAAAGTAAATATGATTGGGTCAAAACTTCTCAGCAGTTTTGGTTCGACCGCACTTCAAAACGTCTCCag AAAGAGTACAATGCTAAGCCTAATCCTCAACAAGGTAAAGCTCCAGGACTAGCTTACTTCCACATTCCATTACCAGAGTTTTGGAGTTTCGATTCAAAGAACGCTACAAAAGGAGTGAGACAAGAAGGTACATCCGCGGCTTGTACAAACTCAGGTTTCTTCACGACATTGGTAGCTAGAGGAGATGTGAAATCTGTGTTTGTTGGTCACGACCATACCAACGACTTTTGCGGTGAACTCAAAGGGTTGAATCTATGCTATGGTGGTGGATTTGGGTATCATGCTTATGGTAAAGCAGGATGGGAGAGAAGAGCAAGAGTTGTGGTTGTTGATTTgaacaagaagaggaaagaCACTTGGGGAGATGTGAAATCAATTAGGACATGGAAGAGGCTTGATGATAAGCATCTCTCTGTTATTGACTCTCAAGTTCTTTGGAACAGTTCTGCAAACGGATTAGTTGCTCCTCGTTTATGA
- the LOC104726920 gene encoding nucleolin-like has product MLQFPTLMSQFPSSTKEIPASYLLPLQWPQPQNEEMLLAMEEAEFEEKCNEIRKMSPALPVIGKPVVDNQQEEDDNEAEDDDADNAEESDGEEFEQETG; this is encoded by the exons ATGTTACAGTTTCCGACGTTGATGAGTCAGTTCCCGTCGTCGACGAAGGAAATACCGGCGTCTTATTTGCTTCCTTTACAGTGGCCTCAACCGCAGAACGAGGAGATGCTTCTCGCCATGGAAGAAGCTGAGTTCGAAGAAAAG TGCAATGAGATCAGAAAGATGAGTCCTGCTTTACCGGTAATTGGAAAACCAGTAGTTGACAACCAACAAGAAGAGGATGATAATGAAGCAGAGGATGATGATGCAGACAATGCAGAGGAATCAGATGGTGAAGAGTTTGAGCAAGAAACCGGATAG
- the LOC104726922 gene encoding uncharacterized protein LOC104726922, giving the protein MANLMHRFIKSKSCFNSIQRLTSTTPSLFTYQKPFFINNNNIESAFEKPDPVSLVNPVTTVSGNDSSNQPMRFYPSFSIGLCLNPNDKIQGLDLAETKDEEEEEEEEKGAKEIVIYADSVKKKRKKKMNKHKYRKLRKQLGRKS; this is encoded by the coding sequence ATGGCGAATCTAATGCATAGATTCATCAAGAGCAAGTCTTGCTTCAATTCAATCCAGAGGCTTACTAGTACTACTCCTTCTCTCTTCACATACCAGAAGCCCttcttcatcaacaacaacaacatcgaGTCTGCTTTTGAGAAGCCCGATCCAGTTTCTCTAGTTAACCCTGTGACTACAGTCTCCGGAAATGATTCCAGTAATCAACCTATGCGGTTTTACCCAAGTTTCTCTATTGGGTTATGCTTGAATCCCAATGATAAGATCCAAGGTCTGGATCTAGCTGAAACAaaggatgaggaggaggaggaggaggaggagaaaggtGCGAAGGAGATTGTGATTTACGCTGAtagtgtgaagaagaagaggaagaagaagatgaacaagcaCAAGTATAGGAAACTCAGGAAACAGCTTGGTCGCAAGTCGTAG